A portion of the Girardinichthys multiradiatus isolate DD_20200921_A chromosome 23, DD_fGirMul_XY1, whole genome shotgun sequence genome contains these proteins:
- the zgc:113229 gene encoding uncharacterized protein zgc:113229 isoform X2: MSQSPHTTDNQALLQSMLQRLKLQPGRDGQSVFQTPVSPSVAPALGQNSERGEPSLQEVDNRPLNVFSFNGNPSKEFTVPSTNNTSGFKSVEKQQASPAFEGRRSPTFFPSQKVSTDGESGEKRELGHAPKPGFSPTGTRQLFSAKPQKEVKLTFFKRTDVEKESIGRSLMTGQIAANTHTVSDMTPNQNHVPVLMSTDSGLAGGENTGFLVGNGGISSLEQSKDVQVFSSSQVTTNTRRKRSSENKTRRWTQKIKERFKDRHGNIGKKGKEDGAHEQETQVITAETPVNKPNNDAETTFFPLDCSDSSKLHPSQIEGNTTENNSSSDFDIGLGSFSLLEEIVKGQEWAKFIKPNLSITSVTERPSEEPSSQPYIQPNPYSLNQSPGSLNQVGIGSNQWSCRSTASSPGPIFSMPESAPVSNDISALKQHADQSEPMEDEQSRSEMLSRLQLRLSAFSEPLGNPCHSIGRNRIQMSRKRQHQPAERREERLQTEKMSDGEKTNKGPLSSSSSSSIQKMEESVEPQQETVSPSHEQRSHPIPLSPTSFNIYAPPPRSVLRHSLSHDSESSMETMTKRRRVEENRRVRFCEQVITIASPDMEDTDSEVDLGADEDSFLEPDYGAVQAEIDEVLPARRSNLPAWIQALKRMNTGKKPR, from the exons ATGTCTCAGTCACCTCATACAACAGACAATCAGGCCTTGCTGCAGTCTATGCTGCAGAGACTAAAGCTTCAGCCGGGAAGAGATGGCCAGAGTGTTTTTCAAACCCCTGTATCCCCTTCTGTAGCTCCTGCTCTGGGGCAGAACAGTGAGAGAGGAGAACCCAGCCTCCAGGAAGTTGACAACAGACCTTTgaatgtgtttagttttaaTGGGAACCCTTCAAAGGAGTTCACAGTTCCGTCCACGAACAATACTTCAGGCTTCAAAAGTGTTGAAAAACAGCAAGCAAGTCCTGCGTTTGAAGGGCGCAGGAGTCCAACTTTCTTCCCTTCGCAGAAAGTCAGCACCGATGGAGAGTCAGGTGAGAAGAGGGAGCTGGGACACGCTCCAAAGCCTGGGTTCTCGCCAACAGGTACGAGGCAGCTGTTTTCTGCTAAACCACAAAAGGAGGTTAAACTCACTTTCTTCAAGAGGACTGATGTGGAGAAAGAGAGCATTGGCAGATCTTTGATGACGGGACAGATCGCTGCTAATACTCACACTGTTTCAGACATGACGCCAAACCAGAACCATGTCCCGGTGTTGATGAGCACAGATTCTGGCCTGGCTGGTGGGGAAAACACAGGATTTCTTGTTGGAAATGGAGGAATCAGCAGTTTGGAACAAAGTAAAGATGTGCAGGTCTTTTCAAGCAGCCAAGTAACAACAAACACAAGGAGAAAGCGATCATCTGAGAATAAAACGAGAAGATGGACACAGAAGATCAAGGAGAGGTTTAAGGACAGACATGGCAACATtggaaaaaagggaaaagaagATGGAGCTCATGAACAAGAAACACAA GTAATAACGGCAGAAACACCAGTCAACAAACCAAACAACGATGCAGAAACAACCTTTTTTCCATTGGATTGCAGTGATTCCAGCAAATTGCATCCTTCACAAATAGAAGGCAACACTACTGAGAACAACAG CAG CAGTGACTTTGACATCGGCCTGGGGTCATTCAGCCTTCTGGAGGAGATCGTCAAGGGTCAGGAGTGGGCTAAGTTCATAAAACCAAACCTTTCCATAACCTCAGTAACTGAGAGACCGTCAGAGGAGCCATCAAGCCAACCTTATATTCAGCCAAATCCTTACAGTCTTAATCAGTCACCGGGGAGTTTGAATCAGGTTGGAATTGGGAGCAACCAGTGGAGCTGCAGGAGTACAGCGTCCTCACCTGGTCCAATCTTCAGCATGCCAGAGTCAGCCCCTGTGAGCAATGACATTTCAGCATTAAAGCAACACGCTGACCAGTCGGAGCCAATGGAAGATGAGCAAAGCCGATCAGAAATGTTGTCCAGACTTCAGCTTAGGCTTTCAGCATTCTCAGAG CCGTTGGGCAACCCTTGCCACTCAATAGGGAGAAACAGAATCCAGATGAGCAGAAAGAGGCAACATCAGCCGGCTGAGAGGAGAGAGGAGAGGCTTCAGACTGAAAAAATGAGTGATggagaaaagacaaacaaag GGCCCCTATCTTCATCCTCATCAAGCAGCATCCAAAAGATGGAAGAATCAGTGGAGCCACAGCAGGAAACCGTCTCACCTTCACATGAGCAAAGGTCTCATCCTATCCCTCTGTCTCCAACATCATTTAATATTTATGCTCCTCCTCCCCGGAGTGTCCTCAGACACAGCTTGTCCCATGACTCCGAATCCTCAATGGAAACGATGACAAAACGG AGACGAGTTGAGGAGAACCGCCGCGTTCGTTTTTGCGAGCAGGTGATCACCATAGCATCCCCGGACATGGAAGATACGGACTCGGAGGTGGATTTGGGAGCAGATGAGGACTCTTTTTTGGAGCCGGACTATGGGGCAGTGCAGGCAGAAATAGATGAGGTGTTGCCAGCCCGTCGTTCAAATCTCCCTGCATGGATACAGGCTCTGAAGAGGATGAACACAGGGAAAAAGCCCAGATAG
- the zgc:113229 gene encoding uncharacterized protein zgc:113229 isoform X1, which produces MSQSPHTTDNQALLQSMLQRLKLQPGRDGQSVFQTPVSPSVAPALGQNSERGEPSLQEVDNRPLNVFSFNGNPSKEFTVPSTNNTSGFKSVEKQQASPAFEGRRSPTFFPSQKVSTDGESGEKRELGHAPKPGFSPTGTRQLFSAKPQKEVKLTFFKRTDVEKESIGRSLMTGQIAANTHTVSDMTPNQNHVPVLMSTDSGLAGGENTGFLVGNGGISSLEQSKDVQVFSSSQVTTNTRRKRSSENKTRRWTQKIKERFKDRHGNIGKKGKEDGAHEQETQVITAETPVNKPNNDAETTFFPLDCSDSSKLHPSQIEGNTTENNSSSDFDIGLGSFSLLEEIVKGQEWAKFIKPNLSITSVTERPSEEPSSQPYIQPNPYSLNQSPGSLNQVGIGSNQWSCRSTASSPGPIFSMPESAPVSNDISALKQHADQSEPMEDEQSRSEMLSRLQLRLSAFSEPLGNPCHSIGRNRIQMSRKRQHQPAERREERLQTEKMSDGEKTNKAGPLSSSSSSSIQKMEESVEPQQETVSPSHEQRSHPIPLSPTSFNIYAPPPRSVLRHSLSHDSESSMETMTKRRRVEENRRVRFCEQVITIASPDMEDTDSEVDLGADEDSFLEPDYGAVQAEIDEVLPARRSNLPAWIQALKRMNTGKKPR; this is translated from the exons ATGTCTCAGTCACCTCATACAACAGACAATCAGGCCTTGCTGCAGTCTATGCTGCAGAGACTAAAGCTTCAGCCGGGAAGAGATGGCCAGAGTGTTTTTCAAACCCCTGTATCCCCTTCTGTAGCTCCTGCTCTGGGGCAGAACAGTGAGAGAGGAGAACCCAGCCTCCAGGAAGTTGACAACAGACCTTTgaatgtgtttagttttaaTGGGAACCCTTCAAAGGAGTTCACAGTTCCGTCCACGAACAATACTTCAGGCTTCAAAAGTGTTGAAAAACAGCAAGCAAGTCCTGCGTTTGAAGGGCGCAGGAGTCCAACTTTCTTCCCTTCGCAGAAAGTCAGCACCGATGGAGAGTCAGGTGAGAAGAGGGAGCTGGGACACGCTCCAAAGCCTGGGTTCTCGCCAACAGGTACGAGGCAGCTGTTTTCTGCTAAACCACAAAAGGAGGTTAAACTCACTTTCTTCAAGAGGACTGATGTGGAGAAAGAGAGCATTGGCAGATCTTTGATGACGGGACAGATCGCTGCTAATACTCACACTGTTTCAGACATGACGCCAAACCAGAACCATGTCCCGGTGTTGATGAGCACAGATTCTGGCCTGGCTGGTGGGGAAAACACAGGATTTCTTGTTGGAAATGGAGGAATCAGCAGTTTGGAACAAAGTAAAGATGTGCAGGTCTTTTCAAGCAGCCAAGTAACAACAAACACAAGGAGAAAGCGATCATCTGAGAATAAAACGAGAAGATGGACACAGAAGATCAAGGAGAGGTTTAAGGACAGACATGGCAACATtggaaaaaagggaaaagaagATGGAGCTCATGAACAAGAAACACAA GTAATAACGGCAGAAACACCAGTCAACAAACCAAACAACGATGCAGAAACAACCTTTTTTCCATTGGATTGCAGTGATTCCAGCAAATTGCATCCTTCACAAATAGAAGGCAACACTACTGAGAACAACAG CAG CAGTGACTTTGACATCGGCCTGGGGTCATTCAGCCTTCTGGAGGAGATCGTCAAGGGTCAGGAGTGGGCTAAGTTCATAAAACCAAACCTTTCCATAACCTCAGTAACTGAGAGACCGTCAGAGGAGCCATCAAGCCAACCTTATATTCAGCCAAATCCTTACAGTCTTAATCAGTCACCGGGGAGTTTGAATCAGGTTGGAATTGGGAGCAACCAGTGGAGCTGCAGGAGTACAGCGTCCTCACCTGGTCCAATCTTCAGCATGCCAGAGTCAGCCCCTGTGAGCAATGACATTTCAGCATTAAAGCAACACGCTGACCAGTCGGAGCCAATGGAAGATGAGCAAAGCCGATCAGAAATGTTGTCCAGACTTCAGCTTAGGCTTTCAGCATTCTCAGAG CCGTTGGGCAACCCTTGCCACTCAATAGGGAGAAACAGAATCCAGATGAGCAGAAAGAGGCAACATCAGCCGGCTGAGAGGAGAGAGGAGAGGCTTCAGACTGAAAAAATGAGTGATggagaaaagacaaacaaag CAGGGCCCCTATCTTCATCCTCATCAAGCAGCATCCAAAAGATGGAAGAATCAGTGGAGCCACAGCAGGAAACCGTCTCACCTTCACATGAGCAAAGGTCTCATCCTATCCCTCTGTCTCCAACATCATTTAATATTTATGCTCCTCCTCCCCGGAGTGTCCTCAGACACAGCTTGTCCCATGACTCCGAATCCTCAATGGAAACGATGACAAAACGG AGACGAGTTGAGGAGAACCGCCGCGTTCGTTTTTGCGAGCAGGTGATCACCATAGCATCCCCGGACATGGAAGATACGGACTCGGAGGTGGATTTGGGAGCAGATGAGGACTCTTTTTTGGAGCCGGACTATGGGGCAGTGCAGGCAGAAATAGATGAGGTGTTGCCAGCCCGTCGTTCAAATCTCCCTGCATGGATACAGGCTCTGAAGAGGATGAACACAGGGAAAAAGCCCAGATAG